The genomic interval ATCTTCCTCCCCAATCTGATATTATGGTCCCGGTATAGACAGAAATTCCGTTATGGTCCAATTCTGACCGGTAATAAATACCGGGACTTTGCAATATTTGATTGATCAAAATTCTATATACTCCATTTACTATAAAAGTTCCTAGGGAATTCATTAGAGGAATGTTGCCAATAAAAATTGTTTGTTCTTGCATATCCCTGCCGGTTTTCCAAATCAATCCTGCGGATACATATAATTCCGAAGAATATGTGAGTAATTCATACACGGCATCTCTTTCCTTTATCAATGGTTCTACTAATTGGTATGTTTCCACAAATAATTGAAATTCGATTTCTTGATCTGTATCTTCAATTTTTGGAAACTTATAAAGTTCTTCCGCCAAACCCTGATCAATAAACCTACAAAAGCCTTCAAATTGTATCTGATTAAATCCAGGTATTGTAGCCATTCCCTCATTTCCATCCCCGAGCATTTTGAATTTCCCATTTATCAAAAAATCCCACTATTAGTTCATTCTTCGCCGAATTATATAGATGATCTAGCAACGATGGAATTTATATTCTGTTTACTGAATCGCATGAAATTTTACCCAACTCCATATCTGGAATAGAATATATGAAATACGTATGAACGCAGAAATAAAAAGAGTTTTCTACTTAAATTGGACTTTTTTATTGAAATTTGTAAGGGATACAAATGGAAGGGGATTTATAAAACATTCCTAGAAAAAATTCTGCCACTTAAAGCTTAAACTTTAAACTTATTAAGTTATAGAAATTTGTAGAGAATATCAAAATAAAAAAAAAATGATTCAATTTCTACCATTATTATGATATTACATACGTGAAGTTTCTAATATAGGGGGAGTTGTATTTATTAAACACGTATGCAGATATTAATATCCCCCTTCTCTTTTATTGTATTGCCGTTCTTTTTTTGGGGGGGGCAACACAAGACGGGTTGTGCTCGATTAAAATAGAAATTTTCTATTTTCTATTCAATTCAAAATAAAATGGAGATATGAAAATTTTCTGAGAATTTCTTCTAGCCAAGATATAACATATATAAATAAGATAATAGACATCTGTGTAACAGTTTCTGCTCGGGGGTTTACAGATACTCATAATTGTTGTTATAATTGAAATGGAGAGGGATTTTTAACTCAATATTGATGTATCAATTTGTATTTTCTTATTTATGTCATTAGGAAAAGAAAATATCCAATTTTGAGATTCAAACCGTTCATGAATTCGCAGTCAGCAGTTAATAGTTAATGGTTCAAATTTGTCATAAATTTTGACTTTTGCGAATGAAAATCCACATTTGATTTTTAATAGAAAGTGAGAGAAGTTGGCCATTTTGAGATACTATATACTAGACAAGACAGGGGCGGATCAACTCCAATCGAAATAAAGATTTCTTTTAGGAAAGAAAAGTATTAAGTAAGAAAAACAGAAGTCAAGATGCAAGTACAATAAAAATAAAAAGAAAAAGCAGTTAAGTAATACGGGACAAATTTCACCAATTTTGTATCGGTTTGGCGGCATGGCCGAGTGGTAAGGCGGGGGACTGCAAATCCCTTTTCCCCAGTTCAAATCCGGGTGTCGCCTGATCAACAAAAAACTTGAAATCTTTTCTTCTGTTCTGCTGATATAACTCACCAAATTATTTCCCATCCGAAGCAGAGGGAGGGCGCTATTTATTAATGCTTGTTTGATTCGAAGCATTGCATTCGGGTGGCGTTTTTTGAAGTGGTTTTTTTTGAAAAGATTGTAAATCCTTGAATCCTATCCTAGATTCAAGGAACTATTCTAAGGGTAGAGGGATTATCAATAGTATTCGGTCAGAATCCTTTTTTTGACTCTGTGCCATTGATTCCACTATACTATTAATTATTATTTATTATTGAGGAATAATTCCTTCATATTTATAGAGATAAGGGGATATAATTCACATGGATATAGTAAGTCTCGCTTGGGCTTCTTTAATGGTAGTCTTTACATTTTCCCTTTCACTCGTAGTGTGGGGAAGGAGTGGACTCTAAGAGTATTACTAATTAATCAAACTGTATCAATTGTTTTATAGATCGTTCTGTAACACGTTTTGAACTATTTAATTAAAATGAAAATCAAAAGATCGTCATTTCGAATTTCATTGGATTCGAATGGAGTAATGCATCGTTATATGAATCATACTTTTTCAATCAAACAGATATTTCACCGACTCCCATCTTTGTATTTTGAAAGGGATCCCAATGATAGGAAATTTTTCCCAACCAAATTCGGTTCTATTCCAATCAACGGTCTTTTACCAGACTTATAGGTGGGTGCTGAAGAAGACCAGATTGTTTAGTCCCTCTTTAAAAAGAAGAAGTCGTTTTGTTAAGTGTATACGCACTTTCTATGAAAAGCGGTATAGACATAGTGGTTGTCTAAGGAGATGCTATACATAAGAGGAGCCTCCCTCAGGCGAGTCACATATTGCATATTTACCACTTGTTTTATAATTTTTAAAATTTTATTTATACTTTATCGACTTCCATTTTATATTATGGTTCAGGCCATAAAAATTGGCGAAGTTTACTATTCCTTTTCGAAATCCGAGAAGTGCCCGTGGAACTACTGTTGATGGTTCAATCAATTACTTCTTCGGAATGTTTGCTAATGATTTTATTAAAATATGGCATGGCCTATATCCTTTTCCCTCATTGATTTTATTCTTTTCTTTCAATAGATACCGAGTTCAGATTGAAATTCATAAAAAAAAAGTCTAGTAATTAGAACGATAAGACGTAAGAACAAAACAATTATTTTAGATTGATCGAAACCAATACAATACAAATAGATGGAACAAATAAATAGAATTGGGTGCTATGCCAACCCCATTCCATATATGGAATGGATATCCACATACAAATATATGAAGACTAATATTGGAGAGATTAATATATATTAAATTAAGCCTCTATCTTTATTGTATATTTTGTAAAGTTGTACTTTACACATTATACAACTTTATCTTTATACACCACAATAATTCTAATAGCTAGATCCTATGGTAGATGAATCTTTCGACCATAGGATCTAGCTATTAGAATACTGCCGATCATTATTTAATTTCAATTTAAGACACTAAAATTGGAATACTTTTCATTTGATTTCGAAAACTTTTGATAAGAACTCATAAGTCAAGTTTAATTCAAATTAATTATTTTGACTGACTGTTTTTACGTAAATTATAAGTAGAAAGGCCGTAGGAACTAGAATGAATAGTGCAGTAGCAATAAATGCAAGAATATTTACTTCCATAATCTAATCTTTTTTTTTTCTTTCGCAATAACTCGGGATTTAATCCCATAGAGATGTTAAACCTTTCGCCTGTAAATTCAATGAATGAATTACCTCTCGATGGTTTTGAATCGGATCAATATCATGAATAACAATATCTGAGCTATCAAATAAATTCGTCGTCGAAAATGGAATAGTATAACATAGGAAGTTCTTTTATCCATAACCGAATTCCAACCAGTATTCCTGACCCAATCCATAATTCCTTTATTTGGTTCCGTTCTTTTTTTCTATAACCTACCCTCCGCCTTTCGTGTACAATAATCTGATCAAGTATCATCAGATCGCCCTTCCACTTTCATTAGTCACGCAGTTACAAATCCAAACAAAACAAAAAAAAAGAATAGAAACAAATTATTTATTCCCTTGCTAAGAGAAATTGGATCTTTGGTTGATCTGCCTTTTACTCCCCCCTCCGTAGATTATTAGTGCTGGGAATATATATCAAAAGTCCAATGTGCAATCTGAATGAGAAATCTATTTTTCAATTAGTAATTTAGGTTACGCAAAACCAGAGTCAGAAAGAGAAATTGAATTATTTAATCTATCAGAAGAATTTTGTTAAAGTTAAATTCATTTTTGATTGTGAATTCCATTTTGTGTATGCGTGCCCTCCCCCCCCCCAAAAACATACAGTATTCTATCCACGGATCGGGAACAATCGAAAAAGCAGACTCAGTATTTCTTGGAATACTTACTATAATGCTACTACTAATTGTAATAATCCACCCACATATGTTTTTATCCTACCAAAAGTAAAGAAATAGAACTTAACCCCCCTTTTGATTTGGGAATGAACTTATGCCCCGGCCCCCCTTTCTATGAACTATGAAAGGGGGAGATGGATTTTATTGCTGTATTTATTGGATCCGTCGGGACTGGCGGGGCTCGAACCCGCAGCTTCCGCCTTGACAGGGCGGTGCTCTGACCAATTGAACTACAATCCCAGCGAAAAAAGGGATCTTGCAGAGATTTTTATTCTTTTTATCTCCGCATCGAGTCTTTATGAAAGATAGGGGGTTATACCCTCTCGTGATAGATTGGATTGGCGAATTGGGCGAATTATTGGGCCGAGCTGGATTTGAACCAGCGTAGACATATTGCCAACGAATTTACAGTCCGTCCCCATTAACCGCTCGGGCATCGACCCAGGAAGAATCACTTTTAGACTTATTGTATTGATAATCCATGATTAACTTCCTTTCGTAGTACCCTACCCCCAGGGGAAGTCGAATCCCCGCTGCCTCCTTGAAAGAGAGATGTCCTGAACCACTAGACGATGGGGGCCTACTTGCCCAACCGCCATCATACTATGATCATAGTATGAACAGTTTTTTGAAATTGTCAATATAATGTAATGGTCTGATTGGATCTTTCTGCCTTTTCTAGGTGTAGAGAATTTTGCGATTTGTCATTCATGAATCGTTCATTCTAATCGCCATTCTCCACTCTATATATATAAATAAATCTAGTTATAGAAATCTATATTATTTAGTCTAATATAAAAAGAAAATCAAAAAAGTAGAAATAACACAAAGGATAAGATTTTATCAGGGAGTCGTTGGTCCAAAAGGGGGTTAAATTCTATTTCTTTCACTTTCATTCTTCCATTCATTATTAAGATGAGATACCCTTATCTCATACTAAAAAAAAGGAAATTACTAAATACTAAATTTAGTATTTAGTAATGGGATTCATAAATTTTCGAAAAAAAGTTTCATTTAGTTCAGGGAACAAGACAAATAGAATCTCTTCATCATATGATTCGATGAAATATCTTGAAATTTATGTCGAATTGGTAGGTGTACATATAAGTGAACTTTTTTTTGGTGGGAATCGCTTCATTCAAAAAAAGAAAAATAATGGGGTTCGGTCTTGAAACAATCCATTGCATTTTACCCTAGACTTGCTAAGTAAATACATTTTGTTATTCGAGAATGAGTCACTATCTAAGTCTCCTGCATGGACTTATATATATATAACTTATGTATATAATATATGGACATATAGGCATTTTATCTACATAGTGACCTATTCAGGAATTCATCAAAAAAGCCCTTTTAACTCAGCGGTAGAGTAACGCCATGGTAAGGCGTAAGTCATCGGTTCAAATCCGATAAGGGGCTCTGGTTTTTTCATAAAACTCCAGTTTCCAATTGTACTATTCATATTTGAAGGAAGAATAGAGATATTATTAATATTTGTTTGTAATAAAAAAGTAACTAACGAGATAATAGAGTATTTTTATACTGAGTTATAGTTTTTTTATAGTAGTTATAAAGTTAAACGTTTGTTCAATAAATTGGAATTATTATAAATAAGGATAAGTTACCTCTTGAATGATCAAACCACATATTCCCACTTTCTATTGTACCAACGAAATACATTCCATTGGAAAGTTAGAAATCAACAAAAGAAAAAGTAAGTGGACCTGACCCATTGAATCATAACCCTATCCACTATTCTGATATTAAAATCCGATAGAGATGAAATTGAAAGAGTTAATCCTTTTTTTATTTCATTTCTTTGACTCCGCACGAATTTGTCGATATTTCTAATTAAATCTTCTTTTTCCGAGATTGTCTATAATTATATATAAGAATAAATTCTTATTCTGTTCCTCCACAGAGAAGGGTTTCTTTCAAGTTACAAGATAAGAGCCTTTTCCACTCTCTCTTTGATTACATACTTTCTAGCTATATAAGTATGTATATTTGGATGTATATTTATCAGATCGTGGCTTCATGTACCAAATGTTTTGCATCCGATATTTTTGTGTGATGGATGCGAGAAATAGACTTTCATTTCCAGTCTACTTATTTATTTTATTGAAAAAAAATAGAAATTATTTCTTTTTCTTTTTCAAAGGAGTTTTAGATTTATCTGAAGGAAAAAGAGATAGAACTAACAAAGAAAATACTAAAGAAAATGAAAAAAGAAATTAATAAAAAACTTTAATTTAAAGAATCTCTAAATTTCTTTATTTTTCTCAATATCACGAACAAGATCTAATAATAATTATTAATGGAACAAACGAGGGGTTAGGTCTGAGGGTCGATTGGGGGTGAGAGAGGGGGTTGGTTGTTCCTTGAACAGTTCTTTGAAAAGATATTCATTATCTGATTGATGAGTCATAATAAGACAATTCGCGGTTCATATACTTACTAAGTAGGAATCTACTAATCTAGGAATAAAAAATTGAGTTATCTAGGCGAGTTTATGGGCCAATAAATAAAGGATTTTTATCTTCGAAACCCATTGCAGTGGGGTGGGGCAGTGCAAGAGAAATCATACAGAAGAGATCGAATGCCCCGAAAATGCTATGAGGTGCTCGGAAATGGTCGAAGTAGTTGAATAGGAGGATCGCTATGACTATAGCCCTTGGTAAATTTACCAAAGACGAAAATGATTTATTTGATATTATGGATGACTGGTTACGTAGGGACCGTTTCGTTTTTGTAGGCTGGTCCGGCCTATTGCTCTTTCCTTGTGCCTATTTCGCTTTAGGGGGTTGGTTCACAGGTACAACCTTTGTAACTTCATGGTATACCCACGGGTTAGCCAGTTCCTATTTGGAAGGCTGCAATTTCTTAACTGCCGCAGTTTCTACTCCTGCTAATAGTTTAGCACATTCTTTGTTGTTACTATGGGGCCCTGAAGCACAAGGAGATTTTACTCGTTGGTGTCAATTAGGCGGTCTGTGGACTTTTGTTGCTCTCCACGGCGCTTTTGGATTAATAGGTTTCATGTTACGTCAATTCGAACTTGCTCGATCTGTTCAATTGCGACCTTATAATGCAATCGCATTCTCTGCCCCAATTGCCGTTTTTGTTTCTGTATTCCTCATTTATCCACTAGGTCAGTCTGGTTGGTTCTTTGCGCCTAGTTTTGGTGTAGCAGCTATATTTCGATTCATCCTCTTTTTTCAAGGGTTTCATAATTGGACATTGAACCCATTTCATATGATGGGAGTTGCCGGTGTATTGGGCGCTGCTTTGCTATGCGCTATTCATGGTGCTACTGTAGAAAATACTTTATTTGAAGATGGTGATGGTGCAAATACATTCCGTGCTTTTAACCCAACGCAAGCCGAAGAAACTTATTCAATGGTCACCGCTAACCGCTTTTGGTCCCAAATCTTTGGGGTTGCTTTTTCCAATAAACGTTGGTTACATTTCTTTATGTTATTTGTACCAGTAACCGGTTTATGGATGAGTGCTCTTGGAGTAGTCGGTTTGGCCCTGAATCTACGTGCCTATGATTTCGTTTCTCAGGAAATTCGCGCAGCGGAAGATCCGGAATTTGAAACTTTCTACACCAAAAATATTCTCTTAAATGAGGGTATTCGTGCTTGGATGGCAGCTCAAGATCAGCCTCATGAAAACCTTATATTCCCTGAGGAGGTTCTACCACGTGGAAACGCTCTTTAATGGAACTTTAGCTTTAGCTGGTCGTGACCAAGAAACCACCGGTTTCGCTTGGTGGGCGGGAAATGCCCGACTTATCAATTTATCCGGTAAACTACTAGGAGCTCATGTAGCCCATGCTGGGTTAATCGTATTCTGGGCCGGAGCAATGAACCTATTTGAAGTGGCTCATTTCGTACCAGAGAAGCCTATGTATGAACAAGGGTTAATCTTACTTCCCCACCTAGCTACTCTAGGTTGGGGGGTAGGCCCTGGGGGGGAAGTTATAGACACCTTTCCATACTTTGTATCTGGAGTACTTCATTTAATTTCCTCTGCGGTTTTGGGCTTTGGAGGTATTTACCACGCACTTCTGGGTCCTGAGACGCTTGAAGAATCTTTTCCATTCTTCGGTTATGTATGGAAAGATAGAAATAAAATGACCACAATTTTAGGTATTCACTTAATCTTGTTAGGTATAGGTGCTTTTCTTCTAGTATTCAAGGCTCTATATTTTGGGGGCGTGTATGATACCTGGGCTCCGGGAGGGGGAGATGTAAGAAAAATTACCAATTTGACCCTTAGCCCAGGTATCATTTTTGGTTATTTACTAAAATCCCCTTTTGGAGGGGAGGGTTGGATTGTTAGTGTGGACGATTTAGAAGATATAATCGGCGGACATGTATGGTTAGGTTCGATTTGTATACTTGGTGGAATCTGGCATATCTTAACCAAACCCTTCGCGTGGGCTCGGCGCGCACTTGTATGGTCTGGAGAGGCTTACTTATCTTATAGTTTAGGGGCTTTATCCATCTTTGGTTTCACTGCTTGTTGTTTTGTCTGGTTCAATAATACCGTCTATCCTAGTGAGTTTTACGGACCTACTGGGCCAGAAGCTTCTCAAGCCCAAGCATTTACTTTTTTAGTTAGAGACCAACGTCTTGGGGCTAATGTGGGATCCGCCCAAGGGCCTACTGGTTTAGGTAAATATCTAATGCGTTCGCCAACCGGAGAAGTCATTTTTGGAGGAGAAACCATGCGTTTTTGGGACCTGCGCGCTCCCTGGTTAGAACCTTTAAGAGGTCCAAATGGGTTGGACTTGAGTAGGTTGAAAAAAGACATACAACCTTGGCAAGAACGGCGTTCCGCAGAATATATGACTCATGCCCCTTTAGGTTCTTTAAATTCCGTGGGTGGCGTAGCTACCGAGATCAATGCAGTCAATTATGTCTCTCCTAGAAGTTGGTTAGCTACCTCTCATTTTGTTCTAGGATTCTTCTTCTTCGTGGGTCATTTATGGCATGCGGGAAGGGCTCGTGCAGCTGCAGCAGGATTTGAAAAGGGAATTGATCGTGATTTTGAACCTGTCCTTTCAATGACCCCGCTTAATTGAGATAATAGAGGAGATCTAATGCTTTAAATAGGAATCCTTTTTGTTCCTTTATCCATCTTGGGATCAGGTCATACTTAAAATAAAAAAAAGGATTCTTTTTTTTTTCAACTCATTTATATAATCTATTTTTGGCTCGGTGGGATAGCCGAGCCATTCCCCCTTCTTTTTGATTTATGATACCAGTCCGAGAAAACCAATAAAGAAACAAATCTATTCAATGAGCAAAAAAGGAGAGAGAGGGATTCGAACCCTCGATAGTTCTTTGTTCAAAACTATACCGGTTTTCAAGACCGGGGCTATCAACCACTCAGCCATCTCTCCGAGAGACAATTTTTATTTTATTCCTCCGAATAGAACATGACCATAGGGTAGATTCCCACCGGAGGTCTTTCTACAGATAGTGGGAATCTACCACCGATCCGTATATATGAGCCAGCACGCCCATTTGTGAAATCAAAAAAATTCCATTTCCTTCGACCCCATGTACAAATAAAGTGTAAAATAGGTAGTAATAAGTTATATAGAATCACTGGATTCATGTTAAAGGAAAATCCCTCGATGATATATTTTATTAAAACTTTTTTGCTGATAGAGGGATCAAATGGTATAATATAGTTCATTTGTTGGTAGATTGGAGGATTAAAAGTATGACTCTTGCTTTCCAATTGGCTGTTTTTGCACTAATTGCTACCTCATCAATCTTATTGATTAGCGTGCCCGTTGTATTTGCTTCTCCTGATGGTTGGTCAAGTAACAAAAATGTTATATTTTCTGGTACATCATTATGGATTGGCTTAGTCTTTCTAGTTGGTATCCTTAATTCTCTCATCTCTTGAACCTATTCGTCCCAGATCCGAAACCGAAACGACCCCCCGAATTTTTCTCGGTTGTGAGACACATTAAAATTGAATATAAGTCCCCACAAGAAAATGCAAATAAAGAAAAAATTAGAGGGGGGTCAAACTTCTTGCAAACTTCTTAAATGATGAAAAAATACAATTAATAAAATAATTTAAAATAATTGGAATCACCCTTAGGAGAGTATCTGGTCCGACACTATATAAAAATGATCCGGGTATATATTAATTTTATTAATTTAATATTGTGTGGACATATTATATATCAAGAACGGAAAGTGCGGATATGGTCGAATGGTAAAATTTCTCTTTGCCAAGGAGAAGACGCGGGTTCGATTCCCGCTATCCGCCCAAAATAAATTAATATGATAAAGTAAAGAATTTGTTATAGTTAGCTGTGATCTTGTAATAATTCTATCTTTCCCTTTTTTTCTTTTGTTATCATCCCCCTAAAAACCCCAAAAAACAAACAGAAAAGCGGAAATTTATTACTAGTTAACAGAGTCAAACCTAAAAATTTTTGACAAACAAGATCAAGATGTTGCGGAGACAGGATTTGAACCCGTGACCTCAAGGTTATGAGCCTTGCGAGCTACCAAACTGCTCTACCCCGCGCTGAGGAGAAAAACCGAAAACTAATAGACAAACAAGGGTTGAATGTACCCCTCTACCATATCTGTACAAATAGAATAGCCGATTTATACAGAATGGTAAAGGGGACTTCTATGATCACCGATCATAGAATAGAAATCAAGGGTTAATCCTTACCAACTTGATCTTCTTGCTCCTGGCAACAAACATGCATGAACCATTTCACGAAGTATATGTCCGGACAGTCCAAAGTCTCGATAATTAGCTCTTGGTCTTCCGGTCGCAAAACAACGTCGATGAAGGCGTGTAGGTGCACTATTCCGCGGTGGAGATTGTAACTTTCTATAAATTTCCCATTTGTCATTTAATGACTGAACTTTGCTTATTTCTTTTTTTGAGGATCGACGAATCAAATGATATTTCTGTTCCAACTTTTGCCTCTTCTTCTCCCGCTGAATCAAACCTTTCCTTGCCATAATGGTTCAGTTCCTATTAGTATCCATAATACAAGTCGAATCCTAGATGTAGAAATATAAGAAGGCGGGCCCCTCTTCGTCGAAAGAAATGATCTTTTCGCGGATACAACACTTCAAAAATGAATTTCAAAATTAACCAAATTTGCCCGACGTAGAGGCAATTAAGAAAGCCGCATACGTAAATATATAACCTACAGAAAAGTGGGCTAGTCCAACCAATCTTGCTTGCACAATGGAAAGGGCTACGGGTTTATCTCTCCAACGAATCAAATTGGCTAAAGGTGTGCGTTCATGAGCCCAAGCTAAAGTTTCAATCAATTCCTGCCAATACCCACGCCAGGAAATTAAGAACATAAATCCAATAGCCCAAACAAGATGTCCAAATAAGAACATCCATGCCCAGACCGATAAACTATTCATACCAAAGGGGTTATAGCCATTAATAAGTTGTGAAGAGTTTAACCATAAATAATCTCTTAACCAGCCCATCAAATAGGTGGAAGATTCATTAAATTGTGAAACGTTACCCTGCCATAATGTGATGTGCTTCCAATGCCAATAAAAAGTAACCCATCCAATAGTATTTAACATCCAAAAAACCGCTAAATAAAATGCGTCCCATGCCGAAATATCGCAAGTGCCGCCCCGTCCTGGACCGTCGCACGGAAAACTATAACCGAAATCCTTTTTATCTGGCATTAACTTGGACCCACGTGCATCTAAAGCACCTTTTACTAGGATCAATGTAGTTGTATGTAAACCTAAAGCAATAGCATGATGAACCAAAAAGTCTCCAGGACCTATTGTTAAGAATAATGAATTACTATTTTCATTAACAGCATTTAACCAACCCGGCAACCAGATGCTTCGACCCGCATTGAATGCTGGTCCGCTCGTTGAAGATAAAAGTACATCAAACCCATATGAAGTTTTACCATGAGCAGATTGTATCCATTGAGCAAATATAGGTTCGATCAGGATTTGCTTCTCCGGGGTGCCAAAGGCAAGCATGACATCATTATGAACATAAAGTCCTAAAGTATGGAATCCCAGAAAGAGGCTGGCCCAACTTAAATGAGATATAATAGCTTCTTTATGGTCTAACATTCTTGCCAATA from Coffea arabica chloroplast, complete genome carries:
- the rps14 gene encoding ribosomal protein S14 translates to MARKGLIQREKKRQKLEQKYHLIRRSSKKEISKVQSLNDKWEIYRKLQSPPRNSAPTRLHRRCFATGRPRANYRDFGLSGHILREMVHACLLPGARRSSW
- the petN gene encoding cytochrome b6/f complex subunit VIII, with protein sequence MDIVSLAWASLMVVFTFSLSLVVWGRSGL
- the psbD gene encoding photosystem II protein D2, whose amino-acid sequence is MTIALGKFTKDENDLFDIMDDWLRRDRFVFVGWSGLLLFPCAYFALGGWFTGTTFVTSWYTHGLASSYLEGCNFLTAAVSTPANSLAHSLLLLWGPEAQGDFTRWCQLGGLWTFVALHGAFGLIGFMLRQFELARSVQLRPYNAIAFSAPIAVFVSVFLIYPLGQSGWFFAPSFGVAAIFRFILFFQGFHNWTLNPFHMMGVAGVLGAALLCAIHGATVENTLFEDGDGANTFRAFNPTQAEETYSMVTANRFWSQIFGVAFSNKRWLHFFMLFVPVTGLWMSALGVVGLALNLRAYDFVSQEIRAAEDPEFETFYTKNILLNEGIRAWMAAQDQPHENLIFPEEVLPRGNAL
- the psbC gene encoding photosystem II 44 kDa protein (CP43); the encoded protein is MKTLYSLRRFYHVETLFNGTLALAGRDQETTGFAWWAGNARLINLSGKLLGAHVAHAGLIVFWAGAMNLFEVAHFVPEKPMYEQGLILLPHLATLGWGVGPGGEVIDTFPYFVSGVLHLISSAVLGFGGIYHALLGPETLEESFPFFGYVWKDRNKMTTILGIHLILLGIGAFLLVFKALYFGGVYDTWAPGGGDVRKITNLTLSPGIIFGYLLKSPFGGEGWIVSVDDLEDIIGGHVWLGSICILGGIWHILTKPFAWARRALVWSGEAYLSYSLGALSIFGFTACCFVWFNNTVYPSEFYGPTGPEASQAQAFTFLVRDQRLGANVGSAQGPTGLGKYLMRSPTGEVIFGGETMRFWDLRAPWLEPLRGPNGLDLSRLKKDIQPWQERRSAEYMTHAPLGSLNSVGGVATEINAVNYVSPRSWLATSHFVLGFFFFVGHLWHAGRARAAAAGFEKGIDRDFEPVLSMTPLN
- the psbZ gene encoding photosystem II protein Z, with the translated sequence MTLAFQLAVFALIATSSILLISVPVVFASPDGWSSNKNVIFSGTSLWIGLVFLVGILNSLIS
- the psbM gene encoding photosystem II protein M, translating into MEVNILAFIATALFILVPTAFLLIIYVKTVSQNN